From a region of the Hymenobacter jejuensis genome:
- a CDS encoding flavin reductase family protein codes for MPHPAFRTITPGTLKGAEWHQLLLGAVAPRPIAFVSTISAEGEVNLSPFSFFNVFSSNPPTLIFSPANRVRDNTQKHTLYNVREVAECVINICDYALVEQMSLASTEYERGVNEFGKAGLTELASELIRPPRVAECPVSFECVVEQIIAIGDSNGGGNLVICRVVQAHYREDILAPDGLSVDPHKLDAVARLAGDWYSRVTPESLFIVPKPNRNKGIGIDQLPEFIRHSNLLTGNNLGRLGNIEQQAIPSAEAVEAFRQEPLVAYTLNKYRDDAAEQQKQLVLLAKQILEEGRLEDAWKTLLLAAPTA; via the coding sequence ATGCCCCACCCTGCTTTCCGCACCATTACGCCCGGTACGCTCAAAGGCGCCGAGTGGCACCAACTGCTGCTGGGTGCCGTTGCGCCGCGGCCCATCGCGTTTGTCAGCACCATTTCGGCCGAGGGCGAAGTGAACCTGAGTCCGTTTAGCTTTTTTAACGTGTTCAGCTCCAACCCGCCCACCCTCATTTTCTCGCCCGCCAACCGCGTGCGCGACAACACCCAAAAGCACACGCTCTACAACGTGCGCGAGGTGGCCGAATGCGTCATCAACATCTGTGATTACGCTTTGGTGGAGCAGATGTCGCTGGCCTCAACGGAGTATGAGCGCGGCGTAAATGAATTTGGAAAAGCGGGCCTCACGGAATTAGCGTCCGAACTGATCCGGCCGCCGCGCGTAGCCGAGTGCCCGGTGTCGTTTGAGTGCGTGGTGGAGCAGATCATCGCCATTGGCGACAGCAACGGCGGCGGCAACCTTGTGATCTGCCGCGTGGTACAGGCCCATTACCGCGAAGATATCCTCGCCCCCGACGGCCTGAGCGTCGATCCGCACAAGCTGGATGCCGTAGCGCGCCTCGCCGGCGACTGGTATTCGCGGGTGACACCCGAAAGCCTGTTCATCGTGCCCAAGCCCAACCGCAACAAAGGGATCGGTATCGATCAGCTGCCCGAATTCATCCGCCATAGCAACCTATTGACTGGCAACAACTTAGGACGGCTAGGCAACATTGAGCAGCAAGCCATTCCCTCAGCGGAAGCGGTAGAAGCGTTCCGGCAGGAACCACTGGTGGCATACACCTTAAATAAGTACCGGGACGATGCCGCGGAGCAACAAAAACAGCTGGTGCTGCTTGCCAAGCAGATTCTGGAAGAAGGGCGACTGGAAGACGCCTGGAAAACGCTGCTGCTGGCGGCGCCCACAGCCTAG
- a CDS encoding sensor histidine kinase codes for MPKLLVIGFSFGYLALLFGVAYAAERRSATRRSLVSNPYVYALSMAVYCTAWTYYGSVGRAAYYGLEFVGIFLGPTLLAPAWWLVLRKIIRICRLQRLTSIADFISARYGKSASLGAVVTVVCVLGIIPYIALQIKAIAGSFDIITRGPEAMTAGANGGVAAVSSALFTTVALAFFTIIFGVRSVEATERHEGMVLAVALESLVKLVAFLAVGVFVTFGLFNGFGDVFEKAAAVPALSRLFTLHGAGVSGAQWFTLLLLSMAAILMLPRQFQVSVVENVNEVHLRKAMWLFPLYLIVINLFVLPIAFGGQLLYGHAGLDADTFVLALPLGAEQQWLALFTYLGGLSAASSMIIVETIALSVMMSNNLLMPLLVRIPVVQPQTQTRWFAYLSQTALQSRRLAVVFVLMLAYGYYTVVGHLLPLVNIGLVSFAAVAQFVPVVLGGLYWKGGTKQGAMAGIVGGFVLWFFTLVLPTMIGPHLLPTAWLEQGVFGLAGLRPFALFGLTGLDYLSHGLFWSWFFNVGLYVGVSLAGRPSALEQRQADVFVDVFRYRNVFEGPSLWQGAAPLPDVRALLNGFLGKKRTTQALRAFAERFPDAHPADTSATTADPRLLAYAEKLLAGSIGPASARLLLSSSVGAEEISFDNVVGILRESQQLLEANRQLQKQSRQLQNLTADLRDAYTQLQELDMRKDEFLYTVTHELRTPLTSIRALSEILSDNPDLEEEERLRFQHTITKEAERLSRLITLVLDLEKFESGKATLERALLDVAEVVNDAIDSVGQLLRDKQIRLDVAVPPGLPNLTGDRDRLMQVLVNLLSNAVKSCRPDGEGRIGVSAEAAGTAVRISVTDNGKGIDPAFHTLIFDKFFQAQNQTTRKPEGSGLGLAITKKIVELHAGRIWVESEPEQGACFSFELPAEELSK; via the coding sequence ATGCCCAAGCTGCTTGTCATAGGGTTTTCATTCGGCTACCTGGCGTTGCTGTTCGGGGTCGCCTACGCAGCTGAGCGCCGCTCGGCCACGCGGCGAAGCCTCGTAAGCAACCCCTATGTGTATGCCCTCTCGATGGCTGTGTATTGCACCGCCTGGACGTACTACGGCAGCGTAGGGCGGGCAGCGTATTACGGGCTGGAGTTTGTGGGTATTTTCCTGGGTCCCACGTTGTTGGCGCCGGCCTGGTGGCTGGTGCTGCGCAAAATCATCCGCATCTGTCGGTTGCAGCGCCTGACCTCCATTGCCGATTTTATCTCGGCGCGCTATGGCAAAAGCGCTTCCTTGGGTGCCGTCGTGACGGTCGTGTGCGTGCTGGGAATTATCCCGTATATCGCTCTGCAAATCAAAGCGATAGCCGGGTCGTTCGATATTATCACGCGCGGGCCGGAAGCGATGACAGCCGGCGCCAACGGCGGCGTGGCCGCCGTAAGCTCGGCTCTGTTTACCACCGTGGCGCTGGCGTTTTTCACCATCATCTTCGGCGTGCGTTCCGTGGAAGCCACCGAGCGGCACGAAGGCATGGTGCTGGCCGTAGCCCTGGAGTCGTTGGTAAAGCTGGTGGCGTTTCTGGCGGTGGGCGTGTTCGTCACGTTTGGCCTGTTCAACGGCTTCGGCGACGTGTTTGAGAAAGCCGCGGCCGTGCCTGCCCTGAGTCGGCTGTTTACGTTGCACGGTGCCGGCGTGAGCGGCGCGCAGTGGTTTACGCTCCTGCTGCTGAGCATGGCCGCTATTCTGATGCTGCCGCGGCAGTTTCAGGTGTCGGTGGTAGAAAATGTAAACGAGGTGCACCTGCGGAAAGCCATGTGGCTGTTTCCGCTGTATCTCATTGTCATCAACCTCTTTGTGCTGCCCATTGCCTTTGGCGGACAGCTGCTCTACGGCCACGCTGGCCTCGATGCCGATACCTTTGTGCTGGCGTTGCCGCTCGGGGCGGAGCAGCAGTGGCTGGCTTTGTTTACTTATCTCGGCGGGCTGTCGGCGGCCAGCAGCATGATCATCGTCGAAACCATTGCACTGAGCGTAATGATGAGCAACAACCTGCTCATGCCGTTGCTGGTGCGCATTCCGGTAGTGCAGCCCCAGACCCAGACGCGCTGGTTTGCCTACCTCAGCCAAACCGCGCTGCAAAGCCGTCGGCTGGCCGTGGTGTTCGTGTTAATGCTGGCTTACGGCTATTACACGGTGGTGGGGCATTTGCTGCCGCTCGTCAACATTGGGCTGGTGTCGTTTGCGGCGGTAGCGCAATTTGTGCCGGTGGTATTAGGCGGTTTGTACTGGAAAGGCGGCACAAAACAAGGCGCGATGGCGGGCATTGTGGGCGGGTTCGTGCTGTGGTTTTTCACGTTGGTGCTGCCCACCATGATCGGCCCGCACCTGCTCCCGACGGCTTGGCTCGAACAGGGCGTATTCGGCTTGGCCGGGCTGCGGCCGTTTGCGTTGTTTGGACTAACCGGGCTCGATTATTTGTCGCACGGCTTATTCTGGAGCTGGTTTTTCAACGTGGGTCTGTACGTGGGCGTGTCGCTGGCCGGCCGGCCCTCGGCGCTGGAGCAGCGGCAAGCCGACGTATTTGTCGATGTATTTCGCTACCGCAACGTGTTCGAAGGCCCCTCGTTGTGGCAAGGCGCGGCACCGCTGCCCGACGTACGGGCTTTGCTCAACGGGTTTCTGGGTAAAAAGCGCACAACCCAGGCGTTACGGGCTTTTGCCGAGCGTTTTCCCGATGCGCATCCCGCCGACACTTCGGCCACCACTGCCGATCCGCGTCTCTTGGCCTACGCCGAAAAACTGTTGGCTGGCAGCATCGGGCCAGCGTCGGCGCGGCTGTTGCTCTCGTCGTCGGTAGGGGCGGAAGAGATTAGTTTCGACAACGTAGTAGGCATCCTGCGCGAGTCGCAGCAACTCTTGGAAGCCAACCGGCAGCTGCAAAAGCAGTCGCGTCAGCTTCAGAACCTCACGGCCGATTTGCGCGACGCCTACACGCAATTGCAGGAGCTCGACATGCGCAAAGACGAGTTTTTGTACACCGTCACGCACGAGCTACGCACGCCCCTGACCAGCATTCGGGCGCTGTCCGAAATCCTGTCCGACAACCCCGATCTGGAGGAAGAAGAGCGCCTGCGGTTTCAGCACACCATCACTAAAGAAGCCGAACGCCTAAGCCGCCTCATTACGCTGGTGCTGGATCTGGAGAAATTTGAGTCGGGAAAGGCCACCCTGGAGCGGGCGCTGCTGGATGTGGCCGAAGTGGTCAACGACGCCATCGACTCGGTGGGGCAGCTCCTGCGCGACAAGCAAATCCGCCTCGACGTAGCGGTGCCGCCCGGCTTACCCAACCTTACCGGCGACCGCGATCGCCTGATGCAAGTGCTTGTCAATCTGCTTTCTAACGCAGTGAAATCGTGCCGGCCCGATGGCGAAGGCCGCATTGGGGTAAGCGCCGAAGCCGCCGGCACCGCCGTGCGCATCAGCGTCACCGACAACGGCAAGGGCATCGATCCGGCGTTTCACACCCTCATTTTCGATAAGTTTTTTCAGGCCCAGAACCAAACCACGCGCAAGCCCGAAGGCTCGGGGCTGGGGCTGGCCATCACCAAAAAAATTGTGGAGCTGCACGCCGGCCGCATCTGGGTTGAGAGCGAACCCGAGCAAGGCGCCTGCTTCTCCTTTGAGCTTCCTGCTGAGGAACTTAGCAAGTAA
- a CDS encoding IS1/IS1595 family N-terminal zinc-binding domain-containing protein, with translation MSKPACPKCDSTEATKSGVVGGRQRYKCKNCGYHFSVAKVGKEINSYYVIKALQLYVEGVSYREIERLLGVSHVSVMNWVKKYGMHAPRQTEYHPTYKIVNQKELADFFQQPQNLKGAGLIVTELGDKYMMIRWERFKGS, from the coding sequence ATGTCTAAGCCTGCCTGCCCCAAGTGCGATTCGACGGAAGCCACCAAAAGCGGCGTGGTGGGCGGTAGGCAGCGGTATAAGTGCAAAAACTGCGGCTATCATTTCTCGGTGGCGAAGGTCGGGAAAGAGATCAACTCCTATTACGTGATCAAAGCCCTGCAACTCTACGTGGAAGGCGTCAGCTACCGCGAAATAGAGCGGCTGCTAGGTGTGAGCCATGTGAGCGTGATGAACTGGGTGAAAAAATACGGTATGCACGCCCCGCGCCAAACCGAATATCATCCTACCTATAAGATAGTAAACCAGAAGGAGTTAGCCGATTTTTTTCAGCAACCCCAGAATTTAAAAGGCGCCGGGCTGATCGTAACAGAGCTGGGCGACAAGTACATGATGATCCGGTGGGAGCGCTTCAAGGGTAGCTGA
- the acs gene encoding acetate--CoA ligase — MPAQHARIQSIEEYEEAYRRSTENPEQFWADIAEPFSWRRKWDTILESDMVEGHNKWFKGAKLNITENCLDRHLATRGNKLALIWEPNDPKTRQIRYTYRELHQEVCKFANVLQNNGVEKGDRVCIYMPMIPQLAIAVLACARVGAVHSVIFAGFSANAISDRVNDAQASVVLTSDGLNRGDKQIPVKRVVDDALHHCPSVRRVIVTEHLGWPVNMVEGRDVWLHEELEEVEKTSPAEEMDAEDLLFILYTSGSTGKPKGVVHTQAGYMVWADYTFRNVFQVNENDVYWCTADIGWVTGHTYLLYGPLLSGATTLMFEGIPTYPSAGRFWEVIDKHSVSVFYTAPTAIRSLMATPLDNVLSYSLDSLRVLGSVGEPINEEAWHWYYTHVGKERCPVVDTWWQTETGGIMISALAGITPSKPARAGLPLPGVQPVLLSQEGKEIEGNDEEGYLAIKYPWPGIIRTTYGDHERCRQTYFAPYPGYYFTGDGARRDEEGLYRIIGRVDDVINVSGHRFGTAEIENAINQNSHVVESAVVGYPHDVKGQGIYAYVICREKISKEEAIYVEASIIETVVAEIGKIARPDKIQLVTGLPKTRSGKIMRRILRKVAEGDTSNLGDTTTLLDPNVVDEIIEGKK, encoded by the coding sequence ATGCCCGCACAACACGCTCGCATTCAGTCAATTGAAGAATACGAAGAGGCCTACCGCCGCAGCACCGAAAACCCCGAACAGTTTTGGGCCGACATTGCTGAGCCTTTTTCCTGGCGCCGCAAGTGGGATACAATCTTGGAGTCGGATATGGTGGAAGGCCACAACAAGTGGTTTAAGGGGGCAAAACTCAACATCACCGAAAATTGCCTCGATCGCCATTTGGCCACGCGCGGCAACAAACTGGCGCTTATCTGGGAGCCTAACGATCCCAAAACCCGCCAGATTCGCTACACTTACCGCGAGCTGCACCAAGAGGTATGCAAGTTTGCTAACGTGCTGCAAAACAACGGAGTAGAGAAGGGCGACCGCGTGTGCATCTACATGCCCATGATTCCGCAGTTGGCGATTGCGGTGCTGGCGTGCGCCCGCGTGGGCGCAGTGCATTCGGTAATTTTCGCGGGTTTCTCGGCCAATGCCATCTCGGATCGGGTGAACGACGCCCAAGCCAGTGTGGTGCTGACTTCCGACGGCCTAAACCGCGGCGACAAGCAGATTCCTGTAAAACGCGTCGTCGACGATGCCCTGCATCATTGCCCCAGCGTGCGCCGCGTCATCGTAACCGAGCACTTGGGCTGGCCCGTCAACATGGTGGAAGGCCGCGACGTGTGGCTGCACGAGGAGCTGGAAGAAGTGGAGAAAACCTCGCCGGCCGAGGAGATGGACGCCGAAGACCTGCTCTTTATCCTCTACACGAGCGGCTCGACGGGCAAGCCCAAGGGCGTGGTGCACACGCAGGCCGGCTACATGGTATGGGCCGATTATACCTTCCGCAACGTGTTTCAGGTCAACGAGAACGATGTATACTGGTGCACCGCCGACATCGGCTGGGTTACGGGCCACACGTACTTGTTGTACGGCCCGTTGCTGAGCGGCGCCACCACGCTCATGTTTGAGGGCATCCCGACGTATCCGAGCGCCGGGCGCTTCTGGGAAGTCATTGATAAACACAGCGTTTCGGTGTTTTACACGGCGCCCACGGCTATCCGGTCGCTGATGGCTACGCCGCTGGATAACGTGTTAAGCTATTCGCTTGATTCACTGCGGGTTCTGGGATCGGTGGGGGAGCCCATCAACGAAGAAGCCTGGCATTGGTACTACACGCACGTAGGCAAAGAGCGCTGCCCCGTGGTGGATACGTGGTGGCAAACCGAAACCGGCGGCATCATGATTTCGGCTTTGGCGGGCATTACGCCCAGCAAACCGGCACGCGCGGGACTACCGCTACCGGGCGTGCAGCCGGTGCTGCTTTCGCAGGAAGGCAAGGAAATTGAGGGCAACGATGAGGAAGGCTACTTGGCCATCAAGTATCCGTGGCCGGGCATCATTCGCACCACCTACGGCGACCACGAGCGGTGCCGCCAAACCTATTTTGCGCCGTATCCGGGGTACTACTTCACCGGCGACGGCGCCCGCCGCGACGAAGAAGGTCTTTACCGCATCATTGGTCGCGTCGACGACGTGATCAACGTATCGGGGCACCGCTTCGGCACGGCCGAAATCGAGAATGCCATCAACCAGAACTCGCACGTGGTAGAAAGCGCCGTAGTGGGCTATCCGCACGACGTAAAAGGGCAGGGCATCTACGCTTACGTGATTTGTCGGGAGAAAATTTCCAAGGAAGAAGCCATCTACGTGGAAGCCAGCATCATCGAAACGGTAGTGGCCGAAATCGGCAAAATCGCCCGTCCCGATAAGATTCAGCTGGTCACGGGGCTGCCCAAAACGCGTTCCGGCAAAATCATGCGCCGCATCCTGCGCAAAGTAGCCGAAGGCGACACCAGCAACCTCGGCGACACCACCACGCTCCTTGACCCGAATGTGGTGGATGAGATTATCGAGGGGAAGAAGTAA
- a CDS encoding propionyl-CoA synthetase, translating into MKPVSPPALPYAEAYAASLADPAAFWEEQAQQIQWFEPPTEMLTTDAQGLYRWFPGSRLNTSYLALDHHVHFGRGEQVALIYDSPVTNTVSRITYRELLDRTAHFAGGLRQLGVEKGDRVIIYMPNVPEAVVAMLACARLGAVHSVVFGGFAPHELAVRIDDAQPRVIVSASGGMEFDKVIPYKPLLDAAIEKASFKPAHTVILQRPFAQADMQSGRDVDYQKVMQAPQVGCVSVEATDPLYILYTSGTTGKPKGVVRDNGGHAVALKYSMSAIYGMQPGEVFWAASDIGWAVGHSYIVYGPLFQGCTSVLFEGKPVRTPDAGTFWRVVAEHRVQVLFTAPTAIRAIKKEDAEGQLAQHYDLTSLRYLFLAGERCDPATYEWAARTLSVPVIDHWWQTESGWPMLATMVGLSEMPPPRAGSAGHPVPGYDVQILDEAGEPLPPTHTGLVAVRLPLPPGCLPTLWHDDERFRQSYLTTFPGYYLSGDGGFRDAEGYFFIMGRVDDVINVAGHRLSTGEMEELLAAHPAVAECAVLGIACPLRGQRPVGLVVLKDGYTIGEEQLEQELVQLIRDQIGALASFRNALVVKRLPKTRSGKILRKSMRQLADGEAFTMPSTIDDPAILDEIRAVLVRRQVGLAFEKDST; encoded by the coding sequence ATGAAACCCGTTTCCCCACCCGCATTACCCTACGCAGAGGCTTATGCCGCTAGTCTGGCCGATCCGGCCGCTTTCTGGGAGGAGCAAGCCCAACAGATTCAGTGGTTTGAGCCGCCCACCGAGATGCTGACTACCGATGCGCAGGGCTTGTACCGCTGGTTCCCAGGTAGCCGGCTCAATACCAGCTATTTGGCCCTCGATCACCACGTGCACTTCGGCCGCGGCGAGCAAGTAGCCCTGATTTATGATTCGCCCGTTACCAATACCGTCAGCCGCATTACCTACCGCGAGCTACTCGACCGCACAGCACACTTCGCAGGTGGCTTGCGCCAGTTGGGCGTGGAAAAAGGAGACCGGGTAATTATTTACATGCCCAACGTGCCCGAAGCGGTGGTGGCCATGTTGGCTTGCGCGCGCCTCGGGGCGGTGCATTCGGTGGTGTTTGGCGGCTTTGCGCCCCACGAGCTGGCAGTCCGCATCGACGATGCCCAGCCGCGGGTGATTGTGTCGGCATCGGGCGGCATGGAGTTCGACAAAGTGATACCTTACAAGCCGCTGCTGGATGCCGCCATTGAGAAAGCCAGCTTCAAGCCTGCGCATACTGTCATTTTGCAACGCCCTTTTGCTCAGGCAGATATGCAAAGCGGCCGCGACGTGGACTACCAGAAAGTGATGCAAGCTCCGCAGGTGGGCTGCGTTTCCGTCGAAGCCACCGACCCGCTGTATATCCTTTACACGAGCGGCACCACGGGCAAGCCCAAGGGCGTGGTGCGCGACAACGGCGGGCACGCCGTGGCACTTAAATACAGCATGTCCGCGATTTATGGCATGCAGCCAGGCGAGGTGTTTTGGGCCGCCTCCGATATTGGGTGGGCAGTAGGGCACAGCTACATCGTATATGGCCCTCTGTTTCAGGGGTGTACCTCGGTGCTGTTTGAAGGGAAGCCGGTTCGCACGCCGGATGCGGGCACGTTCTGGCGGGTGGTGGCCGAGCACAGAGTGCAGGTGTTGTTCACGGCTCCAACCGCCATTCGAGCCATTAAAAAGGAAGACGCCGAAGGACAGCTTGCCCAGCACTACGACCTTACAAGCTTGCGCTACCTGTTTCTGGCCGGCGAGCGCTGCGATCCGGCTACCTACGAGTGGGCCGCTCGCACGTTGAGCGTGCCGGTAATCGATCATTGGTGGCAAACCGAATCGGGCTGGCCGATGCTGGCTACCATGGTGGGCCTGAGCGAGATGCCGCCGCCTCGTGCCGGCTCGGCAGGCCATCCGGTACCCGGCTACGACGTGCAGATTCTCGACGAAGCCGGGGAGCCGCTGCCCCCGACGCACACGGGCCTGGTGGCGGTGCGTCTGCCGTTGCCGCCGGGCTGCCTGCCCACCTTGTGGCACGACGACGAACGCTTCCGCCAAAGCTACCTGACGACTTTTCCGGGCTACTACCTCAGCGGAGATGGCGGTTTCCGCGACGCGGAGGGCTATTTTTTCATCATGGGCCGCGTCGATGATGTCATCAACGTTGCGGGCCACCGTCTGAGTACGGGCGAGATGGAGGAGTTGCTGGCCGCACACCCGGCCGTTGCCGAATGTGCCGTTTTGGGCATCGCTTGCCCGTTACGAGGCCAACGGCCTGTCGGGCTGGTGGTACTGAAAGATGGATATACAATTGGCGAGGAGCAGTTGGAGCAGGAATTGGTGCAGTTGATTCGCGACCAAATCGGGGCATTAGCAAGCTTTCGCAATGCCTTAGTAGTCAAGAGGTTACCCAAAACACGCTCCGGCAAGATTTTACGCAAAAGTATGCGCCAACTTGCTGATGGAGAAGCATTTACTATGCCGTCCACTATCGATGACCCCGCAATTCTGGATGAAATACGCGCAGTACTGGTGCGGCGCCAGGTTGGACTGGCTTTTGAAAAAGACAGTACTTGA
- a CDS encoding MFS transporter, with protein MEQSIPRRPFAGADQAVDAAAAHDNNNVSVSKIWQVITASSVGTVIEWYDFYIFGSLAPIISTLFFPKTDPVAAMLGTLAAFAVGFVVRPFGAVFFGRIGDLVGRKYTFLLTLLLMGGSTFCIGLIPTYERIGVMAPVILVLLRTIQGLALGGEYGGAATYVAEHAPDNRRGYYTSFIQTTATLGLFVSIAVIVGTRLSVGEDAFKEWGWRIPFLISLILVVASYYIRRKLHESPLFAKAKAEGTTSKSPLRDSFVEPVNRRLVLLALFGATMGQGVVWYTGQFYAYFFLQTVLKIDLVTASTILCLALLFATPFFVYFGGLSDRIGRKRIIMTGLACGVLFTIPIFYGLKAFAGPLTEKTAATVDAAGVAVPAVMQAATPNVLALTVLVFCLVLFVTMVYGPIAAYLVELFPTKVRYTSLSVPYHIGNGIFGGLVPLIATAMVAWAATQPSGFLQEHSIYFGLVYPVVVALICLIVGSTYMKDVRNVKIMD; from the coding sequence ATGGAACAAAGCATTCCTCGCCGTCCCTTTGCCGGGGCGGACCAGGCGGTGGACGCCGCCGCGGCACACGATAACAACAACGTGTCGGTCAGCAAGATCTGGCAGGTCATCACGGCCTCGTCGGTGGGTACCGTCATCGAGTGGTACGACTTCTACATTTTCGGCTCGCTCGCCCCGATTATCTCCACGCTGTTTTTCCCCAAAACCGACCCCGTAGCAGCCATGCTGGGCACACTGGCAGCCTTTGCTGTGGGCTTTGTTGTACGGCCATTTGGCGCCGTGTTTTTCGGGCGCATCGGCGATTTGGTTGGTCGCAAATACACCTTCCTGCTGACGCTGCTGCTGATGGGCGGTTCCACATTCTGCATCGGCCTGATTCCGACGTACGAGCGAATTGGGGTGATGGCGCCCGTGATCTTGGTGCTGCTACGCACCATTCAGGGCTTGGCGCTGGGCGGTGAGTATGGCGGGGCAGCTACCTACGTGGCCGAGCACGCCCCCGACAATCGCCGGGGCTACTACACTAGCTTTATCCAGACTACCGCCACGCTGGGCTTGTTTGTAAGCATTGCCGTGATCGTCGGCACGCGCCTATCGGTGGGCGAAGATGCATTTAAAGAGTGGGGCTGGCGCATTCCGTTCCTCATTTCCCTGATCTTGGTTGTTGCTTCCTACTACATCCGCCGCAAGCTGCACGAGTCGCCGCTGTTTGCTAAGGCCAAAGCCGAAGGCACCACCAGCAAGTCGCCGCTGCGCGATTCGTTTGTAGAACCCGTCAACCGTCGTTTGGTGTTGCTGGCCCTGTTTGGGGCTACCATGGGCCAAGGCGTAGTATGGTACACGGGACAGTTTTACGCCTACTTTTTCCTCCAAACCGTTCTCAAAATTGACCTCGTGACGGCCAGTACCATCCTGTGCCTGGCGCTGCTATTTGCCACGCCGTTCTTTGTGTATTTCGGCGGCCTTTCCGACCGTATTGGCCGCAAACGCATCATCATGACGGGTTTGGCCTGCGGGGTACTCTTCACCATCCCGATTTTCTACGGCCTGAAGGCATTCGCCGGCCCTCTAACAGAAAAAACCGCCGCTACCGTGGATGCCGCCGGCGTGGCAGTGCCCGCCGTTATGCAGGCTGCTACTCCCAACGTATTGGCCCTCACAGTGTTAGTGTTCTGTCTGGTGCTTTTCGTAACAATGGTGTACGGCCCTATCGCGGCGTATCTCGTGGAGTTGTTCCCTACAAAAGTGCGCTACACGTCGCTGTCGGTGCCCTACCACATTGGCAATGGCATCTTCGGCGGCTTGGTACCGCTGATCGCCACGGCTATGGTAGCGTGGGCAGCCACTCAACCCAGCGGCTTTTTACAAGAGCACAGTATTTATTTCGGCCTCGTGTACCCAGTAGTTGTGGCCCTGATTTGCTTGATTGTGGGCTCTACGTACATGAAAGATGTGCGGAACGTTAAAATCATGGACTGA
- a CDS encoding GNAT family N-acetyltransferase, translating to MSDPIFSAAQLTSKTVLECTSAELSEAMNRSFENYFVPLHFDAASFERRFRGENLDASASRLWFCGEALVGVVYIARRGWTSRVAAMGLVLEARGLGLGKVMLQTAIDEAIVRSDRSLMLEVFTVNEPAIRLYERLGFQKQRTLTGFQRKQTTLASADSVDQLTEIDPLVVARLVTQEGDSDLPWMITGETLAAATAPVAAWHLAQNAYALVRPEASRVLLLSLVVPKAVRRQGWATRLLRALEIHYDEQPLVVPPLLPPGTGQAFLQGCGWEATSLQLFEMDRLLPYQVALG from the coding sequence ATGTCCGACCCCATTTTCAGTGCTGCTCAGCTTACTTCCAAAACGGTGCTGGAATGCACATCGGCCGAGCTGAGCGAGGCCATGAACCGTTCGTTTGAGAATTATTTTGTGCCGCTGCACTTCGATGCGGCTTCGTTCGAGCGGCGGTTTCGGGGCGAAAACCTCGACGCAAGCGCCAGCCGGTTGTGGTTTTGCGGCGAGGCGTTGGTCGGGGTGGTTTATATCGCGCGGCGGGGCTGGACGAGCCGGGTAGCGGCAATGGGCTTGGTCCTGGAAGCCCGCGGCTTGGGGTTAGGCAAAGTGATGTTGCAAACGGCTATAGATGAAGCCATTGTGCGCAGCGACCGCAGCCTGATGCTAGAAGTATTCACGGTAAACGAGCCCGCCATCCGACTTTACGAACGCTTGGGCTTTCAAAAACAGCGCACCCTTACCGGTTTTCAAAGAAAACAAACGACCCTAGCATCGGCTGATTCAGTTGATCAGCTCACCGAAATTGACCCGCTCGTTGTGGCACGCCTCGTCACGCAGGAGGGCGACTCCGACCTGCCCTGGATGATAACCGGCGAAACCCTGGCCGCTGCCACGGCTCCGGTTGCGGCTTGGCACTTGGCGCAAAATGCCTACGCCCTGGTGCGGCCCGAAGCATCACGCGTGCTGTTGCTGAGCCTAGTGGTACCTAAAGCGGTACGCCGGCAAGGCTGGGCTACGCGCTTACTCCGGGCCTTGGAAATTCACTACGACGAGCAGCCCCTGGTAGTGCCGCCGTTGTTACCGCCGGGCACTGGGCAGGCATTTCTCCAGGGCTGCGGTTGGGAAGCTACTTCCTTACAGCTTTTCGAAATGGATCGCCTGCTGCCCTATCAAGTAGCTCTGGGCTAG
- a CDS encoding response regulator transcription factor — protein sequence MNTTRVLIVDDEPNIVMSLEFLMRKNGYQVSIARNGTEALEAVEQTAFDVILLDVMMPDVDGYQVCRHVKTRPERQTTKVIFLSAKSKEADIQKGYDVGADLYIPKPFSTRQLMEKVRELVAAPTAS from the coding sequence ATGAATACAACCCGGGTTTTAATCGTCGATGACGAGCCCAACATTGTGATGTCGCTCGAATTTTTGATGCGCAAAAACGGCTATCAGGTTAGCATTGCCCGCAACGGCACGGAGGCGCTGGAAGCCGTTGAGCAGACCGCTTTCGACGTGATTCTGCTGGATGTGATGATGCCCGACGTCGACGGGTACCAAGTGTGTCGCCACGTCAAAACCCGCCCCGAACGGCAAACCACGAAGGTTATCTTCTTGAGTGCCAAGAGCAAAGAAGCCGACATTCAGAAGGGCTACGACGTCGGCGCCGATCTCTACATTCCGAAACCCTTCAGTACGCGTCAGCTCATGGAAAAAGTCAGGGAGCTAGTCGCTGCGCCAACTGCTTCGTAA